A genomic region of Bacteroides acidifaciens contains the following coding sequences:
- a CDS encoding FAD-dependent oxidoreductase, producing MKVIIIGGVAGGATTAARIRRVDESAEIILLEKGKYISYANCGLPYYIGGVIEEREKLFVQTPEAFSTRFRVDVRTENEVIFIDRKRKTVTVRQNSEDTYEESYDKLLISTGASPVRPPLPGIDLSGIFTLRNVADTDKIKAYIDSHAPRKAVVVGAGFIGLEMAENLHAQGAKVSIVEMGNQVMAPIDFSMASLVHQHLMDKGVNLYLEQAVASFERDGKGLKVNFKNGQSIAADIVILSIGVRPETNLARAAELTIGPAGGIAVNDYLQTSDESIYAIGDAIEYRHPITGKPWLNYLAGPANRQGRIAADNILGAKIAYEGSIGTSIAKVFDMTVASTGLPGKRLRVEGIEYMSSTIHPSSHAGYYPDAMPMSIKITFDKQTGRLYGGQIVGYDGVDKRIDELALVIKHEGTIYDLMKVEQAYAPPFSSAKDPVALAGYVAEDIITGRTNPVYWRELRDIEMENKYLLDVRTPDEFALGSLPGAVNIPLDELRDRLTELPKDRMIYTFCAVGLRGYLAYRILTQHGFDKVRNLSGGLKTYRAATSPIILHEDNENETGKAPIQQEPTTQTGQPTAPVATAKTIRVDACGLQCPGPILKMKKTMDGLASGERVEITATDPGFPRDAAAWCSSTGNQLISKEASGGKSVVIIEKGEPKSCNIVTSCDGKGKTFIMFSDDLDKALATFVLANGAAATGQKVTIFFTFWGLNVIKKLHKPKVEKDIFGKMFGMMLPSSSKKLKLSKMSMGGIGGKMMRYIMKEKGIDSLESLRQQALENGVEFIACQMSMDVMGVKKEELLDDVTIGGVATYMERADNANVNLFI from the coding sequence ATGAAAGTAATCATTATTGGAGGCGTTGCAGGCGGGGCTACCACTGCTGCCCGAATCAGACGAGTAGACGAATCAGCAGAAATCATTCTTCTGGAAAAAGGGAAATATATATCGTATGCCAATTGCGGCTTACCTTATTATATAGGTGGAGTCATCGAAGAGCGCGAAAAACTGTTCGTTCAGACTCCCGAAGCATTTTCTACACGCTTCCGTGTTGATGTCCGCACGGAAAATGAAGTGATTTTCATCGACCGGAAAAGAAAGACGGTCACAGTGCGGCAAAACAGCGAAGATACGTATGAGGAAAGTTACGACAAGTTGTTAATATCAACCGGGGCTTCCCCTGTACGCCCGCCCCTGCCGGGAATAGACCTGAGCGGAATCTTCACGCTGAGAAACGTTGCAGATACGGACAAAATCAAAGCATATATCGACAGCCATGCTCCGCGGAAAGCGGTAGTGGTAGGAGCCGGATTTATCGGACTCGAAATGGCAGAAAACCTGCATGCGCAAGGGGCGAAAGTGTCGATTGTGGAAATGGGCAACCAGGTGATGGCGCCTATTGACTTCTCAATGGCTTCACTGGTGCACCAACATCTGATGGATAAAGGAGTGAATCTATATCTGGAACAAGCCGTAGCTTCTTTTGAGCGCGACGGAAAAGGATTGAAGGTCAACTTTAAGAACGGTCAGTCTATTGCTGCCGATATTGTTATCTTATCTATTGGCGTACGCCCGGAAACGAACCTGGCACGAGCTGCCGAACTGACTATCGGTCCTGCCGGCGGAATCGCTGTGAATGATTATCTGCAAACGTCTGACGAATCCATTTATGCGATTGGCGACGCGATTGAATACCGCCATCCGATTACCGGAAAACCTTGGCTCAATTATCTTGCCGGCCCTGCCAACCGTCAGGGACGTATCGCTGCGGATAATATACTGGGAGCTAAGATTGCCTATGAAGGTTCCATCGGCACTTCCATCGCCAAGGTGTTCGACATGACAGTGGCTTCTACCGGTTTGCCCGGAAAACGACTGCGGGTGGAAGGGATTGAGTATATGTCATCTACCATTCATCCGTCTTCCCATGCCGGATATTACCCGGACGCTATGCCGATGAGTATCAAAATCACTTTCGACAAGCAGACGGGACGATTGTACGGTGGACAGATTGTAGGCTATGACGGAGTGGACAAGCGGATTGACGAACTCGCACTTGTCATCAAACATGAGGGAACTATCTATGACTTGATGAAAGTGGAGCAGGCGTACGCACCACCGTTCTCTTCCGCCAAAGACCCGGTAGCGCTGGCGGGATATGTGGCAGAAGATATTATTACAGGCAGGACGAACCCTGTGTACTGGCGAGAACTGAGAGACATTGAAATGGAGAACAAATACCTGCTGGATGTCCGCACTCCGGATGAATTTGCTTTAGGTAGTTTGCCGGGCGCTGTTAATATTCCATTGGATGAACTTCGCGACCGGCTGACAGAACTGCCGAAAGACCGGATGATTTATACGTTCTGTGCTGTCGGACTGCGGGGATATCTTGCTTACCGTATTTTGACACAACACGGATTTGATAAGGTACGCAATCTTTCGGGCGGACTGAAAACTTACCGTGCCGCCACCTCTCCTATCATCTTGCACGAAGATAATGAAAATGAAACGGGAAAAGCGCCTATACAGCAAGAGCCAACAACACAAACCGGACAACCTACCGCACCTGTCGCAACCGCCAAAACCATCCGAGTGGATGCTTGCGGACTGCAATGTCCCGGTCCGATTCTGAAAATGAAAAAGACAATGGACGGACTGGCTTCGGGCGAACGGGTAGAGATTACGGCAACCGACCCGGGATTCCCGCGTGATGCTGCCGCATGGTGCAGTTCGACCGGTAACCAGTTGATTTCTAAAGAGGCATCCGGAGGAAAATCTGTTGTTATTATAGAAAAAGGAGAACCAAAATCATGTAATATTGTTACTTCTTGTGATGGCAAAGGAAAAACGTTTATCATGTTTAGCGATGATTTGGATAAAGCTTTAGCCACCTTTGTGCTCGCTAATGGCGCGGCAGCCACCGGACAGAAAGTTACAATCTTCTTTACCTTCTGGGGATTGAACGTTATCAAGAAGTTGCACAAGCCGAAAGTGGAGAAAGATATTTTTGGAAAGATGTTTGGTATGATGCTGCCTTCAAGCTCTAAGAAACTGAAACTTTCGAAGATGAGCATGGGCGGAATAGGCGGAAAAATGATGCGGTATATCATGAAGGAGAAGGGAATCGACTCGCTTGAATCGCTGCGTCAGCAAGCTCTGGAGAATGGAGTGGAATTTATTGCTTGCCAAATGTCGATGGATGTGATGGGAGTGAAAAAAGAAGAACTCCTGGACGACGTGACCATCGGCGGTGTAGCAACGTATATGGAACGAGCGGATAATGCCAACGTTAATCTGTTTATTTAA
- the tnpB gene encoding IS66 family insertion sequence element accessory protein TnpB (TnpB, as the term is used for proteins encoded by IS66 family insertion elements, is considered an accessory protein, since TnpC, encoded by a neighboring gene, is a DDE family transposase.), translating into MFSLNESLNYYLYPRYIPTGKGIEALSELIRSCTSANLLSGDVYLFVNKGRNVIKALRWDTDGFILYQKRLETGTFEIPRFKPGGGLYKLDWKIFFLIMKGIPLRSISYRKRFRL; encoded by the coding sequence ATGTTCAGCCTGAATGAGTCCCTGAATTACTACCTGTACCCTCGCTACATTCCTACGGGTAAAGGTATTGAAGCACTTTCCGAACTTATACGTTCTTGTACTTCCGCCAATCTCTTGAGTGGGGATGTTTACCTGTTTGTGAACAAGGGCAGAAATGTGATAAAAGCCCTCCGCTGGGATACCGATGGATTTATTTTATATCAGAAACGCCTGGAAACGGGTACATTCGAAATACCCCGTTTTAAGCCAGGTGGAGGCCTGTATAAGCTTGACTGGAAGATATTCTTTTTAATAATGAAGGGGATACCGCTTCGTTCCATATCTTACAGAAAACGCTTTAGATTATAG
- the guaA gene encoding glutamine-hydrolyzing GMP synthase: MKQDMIVILDLGSHENTVLARAIRALGVYSEIYPHDITVEELKALPNVKGIIINGGPNNVIDGVGIDVNPGIYTMGIPVMAAGHDKATCAVKLAEFTDDIEAIKNAVKSFVFDTCKAEANWNMTNFVNDQIELVKRQVGDKKVLLALSGGVDSSVVAALLLKAIGDNLVCVHVNHGLMRKGESEDVVEVFKNQLKANLIYVDVTDRFLDKLAGVEDPEQKRKIIGGEFIRVFEEEARKLDGIDFLAQGTIYPDIVESGTKTAKMVKSHHNVGGLPEDLKFELVEPLRQLFKDEVRACGLELGLPYEMVYRQPFPGPGLGVRCLGAITRDRLEAVRESDAILREEFQIAGLDKKVWQYFTVVPDFKSVGVRDNARSFDWPVIIRAVNTIDAMTATIEPVEWPILMKITDRILKEVKNVNRVCYDMSPKPNATIEWE; encoded by the coding sequence ATGAAACAGGACATGATTGTTATCCTTGACTTGGGTAGTCATGAGAATACGGTATTGGCTCGCGCCATCCGTGCGTTAGGAGTGTATAGTGAGATTTATCCTCACGATATCACAGTGGAAGAACTGAAAGCATTGCCCAATGTAAAGGGTATTATAATCAATGGCGGACCGAACAATGTGATTGACGGTGTTGGCATTGATGTAAATCCGGGTATTTATACAATGGGTATCCCTGTCATGGCAGCCGGTCACGATAAAGCAACTTGTGCAGTGAAACTGGCAGAATTTACAGACGATATTGAAGCTATTAAGAATGCAGTAAAATCGTTTGTTTTCGATACTTGCAAAGCTGAAGCCAACTGGAACATGACAAACTTTGTGAATGACCAGATAGAACTGGTTAAGCGTCAGGTAGGCGATAAGAAAGTGTTGTTGGCTCTGTCCGGTGGAGTGGACAGTTCTGTGGTAGCTGCTTTGCTTTTGAAGGCAATCGGTGATAACTTGGTATGTGTACACGTAAATCATGGCTTGATGCGTAAAGGGGAGTCTGAAGATGTGGTTGAAGTGTTCAAAAATCAGTTGAAGGCAAATCTTATTTATGTAGATGTAACCGACCGTTTCCTGGATAAACTGGCAGGTGTGGAAGATCCTGAACAAAAACGTAAAATCATCGGTGGAGAATTTATCCGTGTGTTTGAAGAGGAAGCACGCAAGTTGGACGGTATCGACTTCTTGGCTCAAGGTACTATTTATCCGGATATCGTGGAAAGCGGAACGAAGACTGCTAAAATGGTGAAATCTCATCATAACGTAGGTGGTCTGCCCGAAGACCTTAAATTCGAACTTGTAGAACCTTTGCGCCAACTGTTCAAGGATGAAGTCCGTGCTTGTGGTCTGGAACTGGGCTTGCCTTATGAGATGGTTTATCGTCAACCTTTCCCAGGACCCGGTTTAGGTGTACGTTGCTTGGGTGCTATCACACGCGACCGTCTGGAAGCTGTACGTGAATCAGACGCTATCTTGCGTGAGGAATTTCAGATTGCCGGATTGGATAAAAAGGTATGGCAATACTTCACAGTAGTACCCGATTTCAAATCTGTAGGTGTACGTGATAATGCCCGCTCTTTCGATTGGCCGGTTATTATTCGTGCTGTCAATACGATAGATGCCATGACAGCCACTATCGAACCGGTTGAATGGCCTATCCTGATGAAAATCACAGACCGTATTCTGAAAGAAGTGAAGAATGTAAATCGTGTTTGCTATGATATGTCGCCGAAACCTAATGCGACTATAGAGTGGGAATAA
- a CDS encoding transposase family protein, producing the protein MKPEQLLRAILPDVLIDNFDIVNFDKSADRFDIYLDEKKVQLKEDKTNPDIISYGFGKYRTIQDYPIRGRATYLHVRKRKWLDKSSYEIFSYDWDLSEFDGTRLNSEFVSFLKEGD; encoded by the coding sequence ATGAAACCCGAACAACTCCTTCGTGCCATCCTTCCGGATGTGCTTATAGACAACTTTGATATTGTCAATTTCGACAAGAGTGCTGACCGTTTTGATATTTATCTTGATGAAAAAAAAGTTCAGCTAAAAGAAGATAAGACCAATCCGGATATCATATCCTATGGTTTTGGTAAGTATCGTACAATCCAAGACTATCCTATTCGTGGTCGCGCCACTTATCTCCATGTTCGTAAACGTAAATGGCTTGACAAGTCTTCCTATGAAATCTTCAGTTATGACTGGGATTTATCCGAATTTGACGGTACACGGCTCAATTCTGAGTTCGTCTCTTTTTTAAAAGAAGGAGATTGA
- the tnpC gene encoding IS66 family transposase: protein MNSERIIRLLEEQLRFSREQNAQAAEREKVLLEQNRAMALQIELLTESVRSLEEALLAKDASAGKIRNTCRALGKLITNKSEKIAPVSPSLADSPKTESPSPKERGNNNARRKEHFELEVQEHDIYPSLPDFPLELARFLKTVDSIRYEYIPPRYIKHVNHLHYYLYQGSIVYGKLPATPLLNSSYDASFIAGILQLRYIYSMPVERIVSFFTESGFEMSKSTAHGLIKKAAQLFDILEETLKEAILEDEYLHMDETYYTVLEKGPKSTTGKSSCKVYMWAALASHTKLVHFFYQNGSRARKVLTDYISPHYRGAIQCDGFSDYKILETDEYPHVIRLACFQHCKRKFLDIPANRDAQRIIEIINKLYRKEHEIPPEYTSEQILEYRKEYAPPILEELKENLLAIQAKKTTLPKSNLGKAVNYTLNEYPALCNYILNPEYELDNNAIERINRHISLSRRNSLFCGSHQGAKRAALIYSLACSCRLNGINTFEYFKDILNKFIIVNPNTNKKYLRELLPDKWKR from the coding sequence ATGAATTCGGAACGGATAATCAGGTTATTGGAGGAGCAGCTCCGCTTTTCACGGGAACAGAATGCGCAAGCTGCAGAGCGGGAGAAGGTCTTGCTGGAGCAAAACCGTGCCATGGCCTTGCAAATCGAACTCCTTACCGAATCAGTCCGTTCACTGGAAGAGGCTTTGCTGGCAAAAGACGCCTCTGCGGGAAAAATACGGAACACATGCCGGGCACTGGGCAAACTGATAACCAACAAATCTGAAAAGATTGCCCCTGTCTCCCCTTCTTTAGCGGATAGCCCGAAAACGGAGTCTCCTTCCCCAAAAGAACGTGGAAACAATAATGCCAGGCGCAAGGAACACTTCGAACTGGAAGTCCAGGAACACGATATTTATCCGTCCCTGCCCGACTTTCCTCTCGAACTGGCACGCTTTCTGAAAACAGTGGACTCTATCCGCTATGAATATATTCCTCCCCGTTATATCAAGCATGTCAATCACCTGCATTATTATTTGTATCAGGGGAGCATCGTGTATGGAAAACTACCTGCCACCCCGTTATTGAACTCCAGTTATGACGCATCCTTCATAGCCGGTATCCTCCAGCTGCGCTACATTTACTCCATGCCGGTAGAAAGGATTGTCAGCTTCTTTACCGAAAGCGGTTTTGAAATGAGCAAATCCACCGCACACGGACTGATAAAGAAAGCCGCACAATTGTTTGATATCCTCGAAGAGACGCTTAAAGAGGCCATTCTGGAGGATGAGTACCTGCACATGGATGAAACGTATTATACCGTCCTGGAAAAAGGTCCGAAGTCCACAACCGGAAAATCATCCTGCAAGGTATACATGTGGGCGGCTTTAGCCAGCCATACGAAACTGGTACACTTCTTTTATCAGAACGGTTCAAGGGCAAGGAAAGTACTGACCGATTATATCAGCCCCCACTACCGGGGAGCCATACAGTGTGACGGATTCTCAGATTATAAGATATTGGAAACGGATGAATATCCCCATGTGATCCGGCTGGCGTGTTTCCAGCATTGCAAACGTAAGTTTCTGGATATACCGGCAAACAGGGATGCACAGAGAATTATAGAAATCATCAACAAGCTTTACCGGAAGGAGCATGAAATACCACCCGAATATACATCCGAACAGATACTGGAGTACAGAAAGGAGTATGCACCACCCATATTGGAAGAGCTAAAGGAAAACCTACTTGCCATACAGGCTAAAAAAACGACTTTACCCAAAAGTAATTTGGGCAAAGCGGTCAATTATACCCTGAATGAATATCCCGCATTATGTAACTATATACTCAACCCCGAGTATGAATTGGACAATAATGCCATTGAGAGGATTAACAGACATATAAGCCTGAGCAGAAGAAACTCACTATTTTGCGGAAGTCACCAGGGGGCAAAAAGGGCAGCATTGATATATTCACTGGCATGTTCATGCAGACTAAATGGGATTAATACATTTGAATACTTTAAAGACATACTGAACAAATTCATTATAGTAAATCCGAATACAAATAAAAAATATCTCAGAGAACTATTACCGGATAAATGGAAGAGGTAA
- a CDS encoding START-like domain-containing protein — MKKEKIHLEYLLNATSKNILWGAISTPTGLEDWFADKVVSDDKIVEFHWGKTELRKAEITAIRAFSFIRFRWLDGENERDYFEIKMTYNELTSDYVLEITDFAEPDEVSDMKELWESQVAKLRRTCGF; from the coding sequence ATGAAAAAGGAAAAGATTCATTTGGAATATTTGCTGAACGCAACTTCTAAAAATATTCTTTGGGGAGCCATTAGTACACCTACCGGGCTGGAGGACTGGTTTGCCGACAAAGTTGTATCTGACGATAAAATAGTAGAGTTCCATTGGGGGAAGACCGAACTGAGAAAGGCTGAGATTACAGCTATTCGCGCTTTTTCTTTCATCCGTTTCCGTTGGCTGGATGGTGAGAATGAACGCGATTACTTCGAAATCAAGATGACGTATAATGAGCTGACAAGTGACTATGTATTAGAAATTACCGATTTCGCAGAGCCGGACGAGGTAAGCGATATGAAAGAATTATGGGAGTCACAGGTAGCTAAATTAAGAAGAACTTGTGGTTTTTAG
- a CDS encoding IS4 family transposase: MNQDKYVFAQLVEFLNNDKFRRLVDKYDGNRYVKHFTCWSQLLAMMFGQLSNRESLRDLIVALEAHQGKRYHLGLGREPIAKTTLASANQNRDYRIFEDFAFYMMKEACEKRSTHILDIPGRKYAFDSTTIPLCLATFPWAKFRKKKGGVKAHVLYDIEAQLPAFYTVTTASRHDSTEMSAINYEPNAYYIFDRAYDSFKELYRIHLTGSFFVVRAKSNLKCKFCKWKRRMPKNILSDAEVKLIGYTSGKKYPESFRVIRFYDEEDDREFTFLTNAKHISALDVANLYKKRWFVELFFKWLKQHLKIKRFWGTTENAVRIQISVAIITYCLVAIVQYDMQLNRSTYEVLQILSISLTDKTPLQELFNKTNFNDVKEQFNPLIPGLFD; the protein is encoded by the coding sequence ATGAACCAAGATAAATATGTTTTCGCTCAGTTAGTAGAATTCTTGAACAATGATAAGTTCAGAAGACTTGTAGACAAGTATGATGGCAATCGTTATGTGAAACATTTCACTTGCTGGAGTCAGTTACTTGCAATGATGTTCGGTCAACTCAGTAATCGTGAAAGTCTTCGTGACTTGATTGTAGCTTTGGAAGCACATCAAGGAAAGCGTTATCATTTGGGATTGGGTCGTGAGCCCATTGCCAAAACTACGCTTGCATCTGCCAATCAGAATCGGGATTACAGAATCTTCGAAGATTTTGCTTTCTATATGATGAAGGAAGCATGTGAAAAACGATCGACTCACATCTTGGATATTCCAGGAAGGAAGTATGCGTTTGATTCCACTACAATTCCTTTATGTTTGGCTACATTCCCTTGGGCGAAGTTCCGTAAGAAAAAAGGTGGAGTTAAGGCTCATGTCCTTTATGACATAGAAGCACAACTTCCAGCCTTTTATACAGTAACTACAGCATCCAGGCATGATTCAACAGAAATGTCCGCAATTAATTATGAGCCAAATGCTTATTATATATTTGACAGAGCGTATGACTCGTTTAAAGAACTTTATCGGATTCATCTTACAGGTTCTTTCTTTGTAGTCAGAGCGAAGTCTAATCTGAAATGCAAGTTCTGTAAATGGAAGCGTAGAATGCCGAAAAATATCCTTTCAGATGCGGAAGTGAAACTGATAGGGTACACTTCTGGAAAGAAGTATCCTGAATCATTCAGAGTCATCCGTTTCTATGATGAAGAGGATGATCGTGAATTCACATTCCTGACGAATGCCAAACACATATCTGCACTTGATGTTGCCAATCTTTATAAGAAAAGATGGTTCGTGGAACTTTTCTTCAAATGGCTGAAACAACACCTTAAGATAAAAAGGTTCTGGGGTACTACCGAGAATGCGGTTCGAATACAGATTAGTGTTGCTATCATCACCTATTGTTTAGTAGCTATTGTACAATATGATATGCAACTGAATCGTTCAACTTATGAGGTCTTGCAGATTCTTAGCATCTCATTAACAGATAAAACGCCTTTACAAGAGCTGTTTAATAAGACTAATTTCAATGATGTCAAAGAACAATTTAATCCCCTTATTCCGGGATTATTTGATTAA
- a CDS encoding transposase, whose product MSICVLVERYGVKGQTLRKQYKEKISDYRNWDQLEHAHDYLLYPENIGENLSLDETCLSNGDVYTILTNKAAKGRKGALVAMVRGVATDAVSGILRRLPHRKRLSVKTVTTDLSSAMMLTVRKVFPAAKLINDRFHVQQLMSEAVDQLRIRYRWKVLDTENQAIREHRQKKKETKSKAERERIGKWEPERMENGETLPQIVSRSKHIILKHWSKWSEQQKTRAAILFDKFPKLLEGYSLSMKLTDIFNKKSGPDEARLNLARWYNEVEKFDYMEFNKVLDTFSNHSTTIINYFEERLTNASAESFNAKIKAFRSQLRGVADVKFFMFRLARLYA is encoded by the coding sequence GTGAGCATCTGTGTGCTTGTGGAACGTTATGGCGTAAAAGGGCAGACTCTTCGTAAACAATACAAGGAGAAAATCAGTGATTACCGGAACTGGGACCAACTCGAACATGCGCATGACTACCTCCTTTATCCTGAAAACATTGGAGAAAACCTTTCTTTGGATGAAACTTGCCTGAGCAATGGAGATGTTTATACGATTCTGACCAATAAAGCAGCTAAAGGCCGTAAAGGGGCTTTAGTTGCAATGGTTCGTGGAGTGGCCACAGATGCGGTAAGCGGAATCTTGCGCAGGCTTCCGCATCGGAAACGGCTGTCTGTCAAGACTGTCACTACAGATTTATCTTCAGCCATGATGCTGACGGTCAGAAAGGTGTTTCCTGCCGCAAAGCTGATCAATGACCGTTTTCATGTACAGCAGCTCATGTCTGAAGCTGTTGACCAGTTAAGAATACGCTATCGGTGGAAAGTACTTGATACGGAAAATCAGGCTATCAGGGAGCATCGCCAAAAGAAGAAAGAAACAAAGAGTAAGGCGGAAAGGGAGAGAATAGGGAAATGGGAACCTGAAAGAATGGAGAACGGAGAAACCCTGCCACAGATAGTAAGCAGAAGCAAGCATATTATACTGAAACACTGGAGCAAATGGAGTGAACAGCAAAAGACCAGGGCTGCCATTCTCTTTGATAAATTCCCCAAGCTTCTGGAAGGATACAGCCTTAGCATGAAACTGACAGACATCTTCAACAAGAAGTCAGGTCCCGATGAAGCAAGGCTAAATCTCGCAAGATGGTACAATGAAGTGGAAAAGTTTGACTATATGGAGTTCAACAAGGTACTTGATACCTTTTCAAACCATAGTACGACCATCATAAATTATTTTGAAGAACGATTGACAAATGCTTCAGCGGAGTCGTTCAATGCTAAAATCAAAGCTTTTCGAAGCCAGTTAAGAGGGGTGGCTGATGTGAAATTCTTCATGTTCAGACTGGCTAGGCTATACGCTTAA
- a CDS encoding winged helix DNA-binding protein, whose product MKTICAMRDVFRAMTSFETAFEKVYRISLNEAMILCTLKCSTERMTATNLSKQTDMSPSHTSKMLRILEEKELIVRTLGNEDRRQMYFHLSPAGKQRVNELELDKVEIPELLQPLF is encoded by the coding sequence ATGAAAACAATATGTGCAATGCGAGACGTGTTCAGAGCCATGACAAGCTTTGAAACAGCATTTGAAAAAGTCTACCGGATATCACTGAATGAGGCCATGATATTGTGCACTCTCAAGTGCTCTACGGAGAGAATGACAGCTACCAACCTGTCAAAGCAAACGGACATGAGCCCATCGCATACGTCGAAGATGCTTCGGATACTGGAAGAGAAAGAACTGATTGTCCGGACACTCGGAAACGAAGACCGCCGACAAATGTATTTCCACCTGTCTCCGGCAGGCAAACAACGGGTGAACGAACTGGAGCTTGATAAAGTTGAAATACCGGAATTATTACAACCTCTGTTTTAA